In Drosophila santomea strain STO CAGO 1482 chromosome 2L, Prin_Dsan_1.1, whole genome shotgun sequence, a single window of DNA contains:
- the LOC120447498 gene encoding protein gustavus isoform X2 produces the protein MYKGGRTPSIRSSERRRPQSVSSISTLSPRVVLSRLEPREFERLRLSYKIAIDQRRSRSCRGMNMGQKISGGVKTVSRNDSQSTFKPIIPRELQADFVKPARIDILLDMPPASRDLQLKHSWNSEDRSLNIFVKEDDKLTFHRHPVAQSTDCIRGKVGLTKGLHIWEIYWPTRQRGTHAVVGVCTADAPLHSVGYQSLVGSTEQSWGWDLGRNKLYHDSKNCAGVTYPAILKNDEAFLVPDKFLVALDMDEGTLSFIVDQQYLGIAFRGLRGKKLYPVVSAVWGHCEITMRYIGGLDPEPLPLMDLCRRTIRQKIGRTNLEERIQQLQLPLSMKTYLLYKNRR, from the exons GTATAAGGGTGGTCGGACACCTTCTATTAGGTCCAGTGAAAGGCGTCGTCCTCAAAGTGTTTCATCAATATCCACACTATCCCCGAGAGTTGTTCTGTCAAGATTGGAACCGAGGGAGTTTGAACGTCTTCGACTATCCTACAAAATTGCAATCGACCAAAGAAGATCCAGAAGCTGCCGTGGCATGAACATGGGTCAAAAAATTAGTGGCGGAGTCAAAACAGTTAGTCGTAATGATTCACAGTCTACATTCAAACCAATAATACCAAGAGAGTTACAAGCTGATTTCGTTAAACCTGCGCGAATCGATATTTTACTTGATATGCCGCCAGCATCTCGAGATCTTCAATTAAAGCATTCATGGAACTCCGAAGATCGGtctttaaacatttttgtaaaagAGGACGACAAGTTGACATTTCATAGGCACCCAGTGGCTCAAAGTACTGATTGCATTCGCGGAAAAGTCGGACTTACAAAGGGATTGCACATTTGGGAAATTTATTGGCCAACAAGGCAAAGAGGAACACACGCTGTTGTTGGCGTATGCACTGCAGATGCACCATTACATTCAGTTGGATACCAAAGTTTAGTCGGATCAACTGAACAAAGTTGGGGCTGGGACTTAGgaagaaataaattataccATGACTCAAAAAACTGCGCTGGAGTCACATATCCAGCCATTCTTAAAAACGACGAAGCTTTTTTAGTTCCAGATAAGTTCTTAGTAGCGTTAGATATGGACGAAGGAACACTAAGCTTCATTGTTGATCAGCAGTATCTCGGTATTGCGTTTAGAGGACTGCGAGGAAAAAAACTATATCCAGTTGTTTCGGCGGTTTGGGGACACTGTGAAATAACAATGCGTTATATTGGTGGATTAGATC CCGAACCTTTGCCTTTAATGGATCTTTGCCGAAGAACAATTCGTCAAAAAATTGGTCGCACGAACTTGGAGGAGCGCATTCAACAGCTTCAACTTCCTTTATCaatgaaaacatatttattgTATAAAAACCGTAGATAA
- the LOC120447498 gene encoding protein gustavus isoform X1, translating into MEFGKKRYKGGRTPSIRSSERRRPQSVSSISTLSPRVVLSRLEPREFERLRLSYKIAIDQRRSRSCRGMNMGQKISGGVKTVSRNDSQSTFKPIIPRELQADFVKPARIDILLDMPPASRDLQLKHSWNSEDRSLNIFVKEDDKLTFHRHPVAQSTDCIRGKVGLTKGLHIWEIYWPTRQRGTHAVVGVCTADAPLHSVGYQSLVGSTEQSWGWDLGRNKLYHDSKNCAGVTYPAILKNDEAFLVPDKFLVALDMDEGTLSFIVDQQYLGIAFRGLRGKKLYPVVSAVWGHCEITMRYIGGLDPEPLPLMDLCRRTIRQKIGRTNLEERIQQLQLPLSMKTYLLYKNRR; encoded by the exons ATGGAATTTGGTAAAAAAAG GTATAAGGGTGGTCGGACACCTTCTATTAGGTCCAGTGAAAGGCGTCGTCCTCAAAGTGTTTCATCAATATCCACACTATCCCCGAGAGTTGTTCTGTCAAGATTGGAACCGAGGGAGTTTGAACGTCTTCGACTATCCTACAAAATTGCAATCGACCAAAGAAGATCCAGAAGCTGCCGTGGCATGAACATGGGTCAAAAAATTAGTGGCGGAGTCAAAACAGTTAGTCGTAATGATTCACAGTCTACATTCAAACCAATAATACCAAGAGAGTTACAAGCTGATTTCGTTAAACCTGCGCGAATCGATATTTTACTTGATATGCCGCCAGCATCTCGAGATCTTCAATTAAAGCATTCATGGAACTCCGAAGATCGGtctttaaacatttttgtaaaagAGGACGACAAGTTGACATTTCATAGGCACCCAGTGGCTCAAAGTACTGATTGCATTCGCGGAAAAGTCGGACTTACAAAGGGATTGCACATTTGGGAAATTTATTGGCCAACAAGGCAAAGAGGAACACACGCTGTTGTTGGCGTATGCACTGCAGATGCACCATTACATTCAGTTGGATACCAAAGTTTAGTCGGATCAACTGAACAAAGTTGGGGCTGGGACTTAGgaagaaataaattataccATGACTCAAAAAACTGCGCTGGAGTCACATATCCAGCCATTCTTAAAAACGACGAAGCTTTTTTAGTTCCAGATAAGTTCTTAGTAGCGTTAGATATGGACGAAGGAACACTAAGCTTCATTGTTGATCAGCAGTATCTCGGTATTGCGTTTAGAGGACTGCGAGGAAAAAAACTATATCCAGTTGTTTCGGCGGTTTGGGGACACTGTGAAATAACAATGCGTTATATTGGTGGATTAGATC CCGAACCTTTGCCTTTAATGGATCTTTGCCGAAGAACAATTCGTCAAAAAATTGGTCGCACGAACTTGGAGGAGCGCATTCAACAGCTTCAACTTCCTTTATCaatgaaaacatatttattgTATAAAAACCGTAGATAA